Genomic window (Oryza sativa Japonica Group chromosome 3, ASM3414082v1):
ATACATACAAAGCCATACGTGAACTAAACTGTGAAGAATCACTCAGCAGTAAGAATGGAATTTAAGCAAGCATATTGTGGATGGTTAATTAGTCATATAATATACCTCTTCTAATCTGTGAGGACCTCTCTAAACACAATATTTTTTGTGTATGTTGCAGCCTGTTTAGACAAttcctttcctttcttctcATTGTCCTTCACGCCAGTACGCTTAGactttttattttgtttcttgTCTTCGACCGGCATCGATAGTATTTTTATGTTTGTTCTAGAGGTTGCTCTGGACAGCACGACGTATAGTTGACCATGAGAGAAGACAGGCTCTGGTAAGTAGACGCCTGCATTTGGAATGGTTTGACCCTGCGCCTTATTGATGGTCAATGCAAAGCTCAATCTAACTGGAAATTGCTTCCTCTTGAAGCGAAACGGGAACATCTCATCATCAGAAGGACATAGAGGTATCCGAGGAAGGAAAACTCTCTTTCCAGCATGCTGCCCTACAACAATCTCCGCGTCAATAGCATTTTTTCCAAACTGACGAACCACCAGCCTTGTCCCATTGCAAAGTCCGTTGGCTGGGTCAATGTTCCTCAAAAGCATGATGGGGCAATTTATCTTCAGCTTAAGCACATGCGGAGGTAGCCCATTTGGAGTTAGAGAGTTCAAGAATTCCGGCGGGTAATAGTTATGAGGGTCATCATCTGCTCGGTCAAAACTATGATATGTCATCACATCCCCTCTAAACCGCTCAATCATCTTCATGTTTATTCGATCGACGAACTCATTCCGAGTGGACAATATGGCCCTACATGTGATGTAGTTTGGGTCCGTCAGGTTATCGTTTAGGTTGGGGAACACAGTATCGATGAGCCTTTCGAGGTCCGTTTCATTCCCTTTGCACGACCCGCAAATATCCGAAGGAAGGCCTATGAGTCCTTCCTTGTTCACCTCCTCGGTTCCATTCCCAACTCGAAGGAGGTAGTTCGCAAACCACGCGCCCTCATATTGCGAACAAGCTTCAATTGAACCATACAATCCCAAAGATAGGACCTGCGTAGAGTGGCATCTGTTATCTGAGACCTAGTGCCCTTCCTGATGACCGGGAGCACCTGCCTAAAATCCCCTCCAAACACAATCGTCTTCCCTCCAAACGGAGAACGCGGACAACCCATTATATCTCTCATGCTCATATCGAGGGCCTCAACCGCTTGCCTCTTTGTCATGGAGGCCTCATCCCATATTATAAGCGACGCCATCTGGAGAAGCTTCGCCGTCCCACTTTGTTTGGTGAAGCTGCAACAAGACCCTTCCTCAATGTTGAGGGGGATCTTGAACCACGAATGTGCGGTCCGGCCTCCAGGCATTATAGAAGCTGCAACACCCGACGTCGCGGTTGCCACCGCTATATCTCCTTTGCTGCGAACCGTAGCTAGCAACGCGCTATACAGGAAAGTCTTCCCCGTGCCTCCTGGGCCATCTACGAAGAAAACACCCCCCTGAGCACTGCCAACTGCATTCATGATTTTGTTGAATGCAGACCTTTGCTCATCATTGAGCTGGTCTGAGAGGTTCATATCGTCCGTCTCCACACCAATGGATGACTCCTCAATAATCTCTCTGGGATCTCCTCTGGTACTATCATGTGATTCATCAATTTCAGGGAACGAAAATGATGTGATTTCCTTTCCCATTGATTGTAGCATGCCTCGGATATCTATCAGCACCATCTGTTGGACAACATGAGGGCATGCGTTGTTACGCCTGTAGTCATCAGACATGGCATCTAGATGCTTGTCCCAAAGACCACGGACATCGCTAGGTTCGCAATACACCAATATGGTAGCGAATAACCTGCGTAGCGACGCTGGCATCTGGAAGACCCTGGCCTCCGTAAGGCACTCGTCGAGGGTGTTGTCTGCCTCTATAAGACCCCTTCTTTCAGTTGCAGCACGGAACGAAGGCATGACCACACCATCAACAGTACGTAGGTCTTCGAATGAGGTGGAGCCTGCCACGTGGTTTAGCAGCACCCGAAGATAGTAACGCTCCCCCTCTGCCGGGTGGGCACACACAATTCTCCCGACCTGGCcacctctatctctttttttccagTACTTACCTGCCGTCTGCCAAGTAAACCACATTGGGAAATCCCTATAAAGGATATCTCGAACCCAGACATGCTGCCTATTAGCCTCGAAATACGCTGTAAGCATCGACCTCCCTGCGTCTTCCTTATCAAGAACATCACGGAGATCCTTGTCTGCATCGAAAGCCAACATGTGCATGTTTGGCAGATGTAGTTGCAACTGCCTCACAGACGGCGAGATGTGGCATATGTCAAAACCATATATACACCACAATGCTTCTGGAGGGATCACCCACCTCGCATCCCTGTAGCGCTGAATCTCATCGATTTCG
Coding sequences:
- the LOC107280211 gene encoding uncharacterized protein, with protein sequence MEDANARNGDDPDCNSRIRVSVRDYYCYKFQMRRGIFNPILHGGRLFQQFAVDMYIKVESSRLDYVWNNQKEIRADLYQGLMDSIQAGESRASAVGKRTVLPASFVGGGRNMKRRYMDAMALVQKYGKPDVFLTMTSNPKWDEITRELEPVQTPQDRPDLVVRVFRAKLEDLKKQLFEKHILGKTNMTASSRLSFQTRKKYPELYNMVVKHMMHGPCGRLNGRCQCMRDGKCRNNYPREFNPTTSQGKDSYPLYRRRNDGKSRVVRGHPLDNRWVVPYNPYLLRMYNCHMNVEVCSSIKAVKYLFKYHYKGHDKASISINEANKNGEIDEIQRYRDARWVIPPEALWCIYGFDICHISPSVRQLQLHLPNMHMLAFDADKDLRDVLDKEDAGRSMLTAYFEANRQHVWVRDILYRDFPMWFTWQTAGKYWKKRDRGGQVGRIVCAHPAEGERYYLRVLLNHVAGSTSFEDLRTVDGVVMPSFRAATERRGLIEADNTLDECLTEARVFQMPASLRRLFATILVYCEPSDVRGLWDKHLDAMSDDYRRNNACPHVVQQMVLIDIRGMLQSMGKEITSFSFPEIDESHDSTRGDPREIIEESSIGVETDDMNLSDQLNDEQRSAFNKIMNAVGSAQGGVFFVDGPGGTGKTFLYSALLATVRSKGDIAVATATSGVAASIMPGGRTAHSWFKIPLNIEEGSCCSFTKQSGTAKLLQMASLIIWDEASMTKRQAVSDNRCHSTQVLSLGLYGSIEACSQYEGAWFANYLLRVGNGTEEVNKEGLIGLPSDICGSCKGNETDLERLIDTVFPNLNDNLTDPNYITCRAILSTRNEFVDRINMKMIERFRGDVMTYHSFDRADDDPHNYYPPEFLNSLTPNGLPPHVLKLKINCPIMLLRNIDPANGLCNGTRLVVRQFGKNAIDAEIVVGQHAGKRVFLPRIPLCPSDDEMFPFRFKRKQFPVRLSFALTINKAQGQTIPNAGVYLPEPVFSHGQLYVVLSRATSRTNIKILSMPVEDKKQNKKSKRTGVKDNEKKGKELSKQAATYTKNIVFREVLTD